TACGATGCTGATTACTGGAAAGGGCTGCAGGACGCCATCAGCGGCGGCAAGGTGATCGATGTGTTCCCTTATCGACGCAAGGCCGATCGCAACTGAAGACCGGCGGTGAATTCGTTTGAACGCCTTTGCGCCGCCTCGGTCGCAGTTGTAAAGCGCCGTAACAAAGCGGCGTTCATTCGGGGCTCGCGCTTGCAAAGCGCACGAGCGCCGGAGCCGAAGTTGAATTATGCTGTCCTCGAAGCCCGCATGGCTCCGATGTAGCCCGTTATTTCGCAGGAGGGTGTGACCATGAAAGCAAGGCTCAACGAGATGTTCTGGAAGTTGGCGGTCGCTCTTGGTTTGATCGAACCGCCCCGTATGCAGCCTATTCCAGTACGCGCCCAGCGCGAGCAGGATCGCCGCCGCCACTGAGTCTGGTGGGGGTCTATGCGGTGGGCAAGGCGGGTCCTCCGCGCTCCACGGCTCGTTTATAAGCGGGCCGTTGCTGTATCCGCTGCAGAAAATCCATCAGGCGCGGGCGGCTCTCGTCCAGGCCGGCTCTGGCACGGGCAGCTTCCAGTGGGAAGCTCATCTGTATATCCGCTGCACTGAATGCGTTGCCAGCGAACCAGTCGGACTTCTCCAGTTCCGCTTCCATGTAGTCGAGATGGGTCTTCAGTTGTGGCCCGATGAAGGCGCTGTTAGCGCCCTTGGCGATAGCGCGTGCGACGGGGCGAACAAAAAACGGCATCGGCCCATTGGCGACGCGGTCGAATACCAGCCGCAGTAGCAGTGGGGGCATCGCAGAGCCTTCCGCGTAGTGCATCCAGTAGCGAAAGCGACGGTATTCCGGAGTGCCGTTCTGCGGCATCAGGCGTCCGTTGCCATAGCGTTCCAGCAGATATTCGAGGATGGCTGCCGACTCGGCCAGCGTGAGGTCGTCGTCGGTGATCACCGGAGACTTGCCCAGCGGGTGTACGGCTTTCAGCTCTGCTGGCGCGAGCATGGTTTTCGGGTCGCGCGGGTAGCGCTTCAGCTCGTAAAGCAATTCCAGCTCTTCCAGCAGCCAAAGGACGCGGTGCGAGCGGGAGTGGTTCAAGTGGTGGACGGTGATCATGCCTGCTCCTCATTGCGGGGACGTCGCAAGCATAGCCGCTCTGCAGAGCAGTGCCCGATATGGCAGACTCCGCCGCCGAGGTGAACCATGTCCCGTCCACTATGCTCACGCTGCCAGCGCCCGTCCTCCCTGTGCCTTTGCGCGCTGATACCAACACTGAATAGCCGTACCCAGGTGCTCATCCTTCAGCATTCCAGTGAAGCGAGTCATGCGCTCAATACGGCGCGCCTGGCCGTGTTGGGGCTGCGCAACGCAGAGCTGCGGGTGGGCGAGTGCTTCGAGGACGATTCCGATGCCGCCCGGCCGAGCTATCTGTTATTTCCCGGCGAAGACGCCGTGCCGCTCGGGAGTCTGGCCGGTGCCGCCCAACCCGTGCGCCTGATCGTGCCGGATGGCACTTGGCGAAAGGCGCGCAAGATCCTGCACGTCAATCCATGGTTGGCTGGGTTGCCGCGGGTGGCGCTGCCAGAAGGGCTGAGCTCCCGCTATCGCTTGCGCAAGGCGCCAATGCCCGGCGCGTTGTCGACCATCGAGGCGATCGTCACGGCACTTAACCTACTGGAAAGCCCCAGCCGATTCGATGAATTGCTCCGTCCGTTCGACGCATTGATCGAGGGGCAGATCGATGCAATGGGGCAGGAGGTATATCGGCGTAACCATGTCGATACCTAGTGGCCTGTTTGGTAAGTTCAGTTGGTCAATTTCGGCACCCATGGCCTCGATACTGTGTCGCTGCTCCTTGTCTTGGAGTCATGCTCATCCGAATTGGCCTCCATCAACTCACCGCCCGGGCCACTAGAGGGTTTGCCTGCGACCGCGCAGTGGCCGTGTGGCGCTGATTTACCTGACGCCGGTGTCGTTGCCGACTGGCAATGTCTTCTGCCTGAGAATGTAGAGCGTCACGAGCGTCGCGCTCAGCAGCATTCCAACTCGGGCCCAGATC
This DNA window, taken from Pseudomonas sp. FeN3W, encodes the following:
- a CDS encoding DTW domain-containing protein, which translates into the protein MSRPLCSRCQRPSSLCLCALIPTLNSRTQVLILQHSSEASHALNTARLAVLGLRNAELRVGECFEDDSDAARPSYLLFPGEDAVPLGSLAGAAQPVRLIVPDGTWRKARKILHVNPWLAGLPRVALPEGLSSRYRLRKAPMPGALSTIEAIVTALNLLESPSRFDELLRPFDALIEGQIDAMGQEVYRRNHVDT
- a CDS encoding PA1414 family protein, with translation MKARLNEMFWKLAVALGLIEPPRMQPIPVRAQREQDRRRH
- a CDS encoding glutathione S-transferase, with amino-acid sequence MITVHHLNHSRSHRVLWLLEELELLYELKRYPRDPKTMLAPAELKAVHPLGKSPVITDDDLTLAESAAILEYLLERYGNGRLMPQNGTPEYRRFRYWMHYAEGSAMPPLLLRLVFDRVANGPMPFFVRPVARAIAKGANSAFIGPQLKTHLDYMEAELEKSDWFAGNAFSAADIQMSFPLEAARARAGLDESRPRLMDFLQRIQQRPAYKRAVERGGPALPTA